A stretch of the Neofelis nebulosa isolate mNeoNeb1 chromosome 1, mNeoNeb1.pri, whole genome shotgun sequence genome encodes the following:
- the CD180 gene encoding CD180 antigen — MAPCAGCFLLAVMFSASCKAITSSDQMCTEKEANKTYNCENLGLTEVPDTLPNTTEFLEFGFNFLPIIENTTFTRLIDLMFLDLTRCQINWVHEDTFQYQHQLNTIVLTGNPLIFMAETAFNGPKSLKHLSLIQTGISNLEFIPVYNLEQLESLHLGSNHISSIKFPENFPTQNLKVLDFQNNAIYYISSEDMNALDKATNLSLNFNGNDIKAIEPGAFHSKSFQSLKFGGILNLSVILKGLQNSTAQSLWLGTFEDSDDQDLTPAMFEGLCEMSVESINLQKHHFSNISSTTFRCFTQLKELDLTATHLKALPSGIEGMNALKKLVLNVNNFGQLCQINAASFPSLTDLSIKGNMKTLDFGAGCLEKLENLQKLDLSHNDIEASDCCNLQLKNLPHLQYLNLSYNEPLGLQSQAFKECPQLEHLDLAFTHLHIKAPQSPFQNLRVLQVLNLSHCLLDTSNQHLLAGLVDLRHLNLQGNHFQDRRIAKTNLLQPLNSLEVLSLSSCDLLSIDKQAFQSLGKMSHVDLSYNSLTGDSIDALSHLQGIYLNLAVNSIHAIPPLLLHTLSRQNTINLSHNPLDCTCSNMHFITWYKENLQKFEGVEETMCANPSSLKGVKLYDVELSCGIMAVGIFFLIVFLLFIAILLIFSVKFLLRWKYEHI; from the exons ATGGCTCCCTGTGCCGGCTGCTTCCTGTTGGCAGTGATGTTTTCTGCCAGCTGTAAAGCCATCACCTCCTCGGATCAGATGTGCACTGAG AAAGAAGCCAACAAAACATATAACTGTGAAAATTTAGGTCTCACAGAAGTTCCTGACACTCTACCAAACACAACAGAATTTTTAGAATTTGGCTTTAATTTCTTGCCTATAATTGAAAATACAACTTTCACCAGACTCATAGATCTTATGTTTTTGGACTTAACAAG gtgCCAAATTAACTGGGTACATGAAGACACTTTTCAATACCAGCATCAGTTGAACACAATTGTATTGACTGGAAATCCCCTGATATTCATGGCAGAAACAGCATTTAATGGGCCCAAATCGCTGAAGCATCTTTCCTTAATCCAAACAGGAATATCCAATCTCGAGTTTATCCCAGTGTATAATCTGGAACAGTTGGAAAGTTTGCATCTTGGAAGCAACCATATTTCCTCCATTAAGTTCCCAGAGAACTTCCCAACACAGAATTTGAAAGTCCTGGATTTTCAGAATAACGCTATATACTATATCTCGAGTGAAGACATGAATGCTCTGGACAAGGCCACCAACCTAAGCCTTAATTTCAATGGCAATGACATTAAAGCCATTGAGCCTGGAGCTTTCCATTCAAAAAGCTTCCAAAGTTTGAAATTTGGAGGGATTCTTAACTTGTCTGTTATATTGAAAGGTCTACAGAACTCCACTGCTCAGTCCCTCTGGCTGGGGACATTTGAAGACTCTGACGACCAAGACCTTACTCCAGCCATGTTTGAGGGACTTTGTGAAATGTCTGTGGAAAGCATCAATCTACAGAAGCACCATTTCTCTAATATCTCATCTACCACATTTCGCTGCTTCACTCAACTTAAGGAATTGGATCTGACGGCAACTCACCTGAAAGCATTGCCCTCCGGGATTGAGGGTATGAATGCTCTCAAGAAATTAGTTCTCAATGTAAATAATTTTGGCCAATTGTGTCAGATCAATGCTGCCAGTTTTCCATCCCTCACAGACCTCTCTATCAAAGGCAACATGAAAACACTTGACTTCGGTGCTGGGTGTTtggaaaaactagaaaatcttcagaaacttGATTTAAGCCACAATGATATAGAAGCTTCCGACTGCTGCAATCTGCAACTCAAAAACCTGCCCCACTTACAATACCTAAACCTGAGCTACAATGAGCCTCTTGGTCTCCAGAGTCAGGCATTCAAAGAATGTCCTCAGTTAGAACATCTAGATTTGGCATTTACCCACTTGCACATTAAGGCTCCACAAAGTCCTTTTCAAAACCTCCGTGTCCTACAGGTTCTGAATCTTTCTCACTGTCTCCTGGATACCAGCAATCAGCACCTTCTAGCAGGCCTGGTGGATCTCCGCCATCTAAATTTACAGGGGAATCACTTTCAAGATAGGCGCATTGCAAAGACCAACCTACTTCAGCCCTTGAACAGCTTGGAGGTTCTTAGTTTATCCTCCTGTGACCTCCTTTCCATAGACAAGCAAGCATTCCAGAGCCTTGGAAAAATGAGTCACGTAGACTTAAGCTACAACAGCCTGACGGGCGATAGCATCGATGCTCTTAGCCATCTTCAGGGGATCTACCTCAATCTGGCCGTCAACAGCATCCATGCCATCCCACCTCTTCTCCTCCACACCCTGTCCCGGCAGAACACCATTAACTTAAGCCACAATCCCCTGGACTGCACTTGTTCGAACATGCATTTTATAACATGGTACAAAGAAAACCTGCAGAAATTTGAGGGTGTGGAGGAAACCATGTGTGCAAACCCTTCATCTTTAAAGGGAGTTAAGCTGTATGACGTCGAACTGTCCTGTGGGATTATGGCTGtgggcattttctttcttatagtaTTTTTACTCTTCATTGCCATTCTGCTCATTTTTTCAGTTAAATTCCTCCTCAGGTGGAAATATGAGCACATTTAG